One Acutalibacter muris DNA window includes the following coding sequences:
- a CDS encoding extracellular matrix/biofilm biosynthesis regulator RemA family protein — protein MKLINIGFGNMVSASKVVAVVSNESAPIKRMVQDAKERGAVIDATFGRKTKAVIIMDSGSIVLSAIMPETVAGRFNGREDMGGEENE, from the coding sequence ATGAAGCTTATAAATATCGGCTTTGGCAATATGGTTTCGGCGTCAAAGGTGGTGGCCGTGGTCAGCAACGAGTCGGCCCCCATAAAGCGCATGGTGCAGGACGCCAAGGAGCGGGGCGCCGTTATCGACGCCACCTTTGGAAGGAAGACAAAGGCCGTGATAATTATGGACAGCGGCAGCATTGTGCTGTCGGCCATTATGCCGGAGACAGTGGCCGGTCGCTTTAACGGCCGGGAGGATATGGGAGGGGAAGAAAATGAGTAG